One Gordonia zhaorongruii DNA segment encodes these proteins:
- a CDS encoding lysine N(6)-hydroxylase/L-ornithine N(5)-oxygenase family protein, which translates to MSDPVSVDVLAIGCGPFNLGLAAMASTVDDLDVLVVDSVPEFRWHPGLLFEEATLQVSFLSDLVSLVDPTHPMSFLAYLADVDRLYPFLVREQFFPTRREYEAYLLWVVGRLTSLRFGTTVDEVYWNDDAERFEVIATANGVATTIHADHVVIGVGTEPTVPAAMESDSPAVVHSSTYLHHQEAAHAADAVTVIGSGQSGAEIVVDLLEANLRGGPAVRWWTRTPWFAPLDFTKLSLEMTTPAYMDYFHGLPEGTRDRVRAGHWQFHKGISSDTLERLHDLLYRRQLLDGLAPVGLRTGVRVDALETEPAGRIRVRGRHLDTETAIAHSADLVIAATGYRERQQPFLGPIDDRLRRDSQGRLVVEANHSVASDPQLTDRLFVANAETHAHGVSAPNLDIGAVRNARILNAVTGREAYRLPRNTAFTSFGVTDEEIDA; encoded by the coding sequence ATGAGTGATCCCGTATCCGTCGATGTCCTGGCGATCGGCTGCGGACCGTTCAACCTGGGTCTCGCGGCCATGGCCTCGACCGTCGACGACCTGGACGTCCTTGTCGTCGACTCGGTACCCGAGTTCCGCTGGCATCCCGGCTTGCTGTTCGAGGAGGCGACCCTGCAGGTCAGCTTCTTGAGCGACCTGGTGTCACTCGTCGACCCGACCCATCCGATGTCGTTCCTGGCCTACCTCGCGGACGTCGATCGCCTGTACCCGTTCCTCGTGCGGGAGCAGTTCTTTCCGACCCGGCGCGAGTACGAGGCCTACCTGCTGTGGGTCGTCGGCCGGCTGACGTCCCTGCGCTTCGGCACGACCGTCGACGAGGTGTATTGGAATGACGACGCCGAGCGCTTCGAGGTGATCGCCACCGCGAACGGAGTCGCCACCACCATCCATGCCGACCACGTGGTGATCGGAGTCGGCACCGAACCGACCGTCCCCGCCGCGATGGAGTCGGATTCGCCTGCCGTCGTGCACAGTTCGACCTATCTGCATCACCAGGAAGCCGCGCACGCGGCGGACGCGGTGACGGTCATCGGCTCGGGTCAGTCAGGTGCGGAGATCGTCGTCGACCTGCTCGAGGCGAACCTGCGTGGAGGTCCGGCGGTGCGCTGGTGGACCCGCACGCCGTGGTTCGCTCCCCTGGACTTCACCAAGCTGTCCCTGGAGATGACGACTCCGGCGTACATGGACTACTTCCACGGTCTGCCCGAGGGCACTCGCGACCGTGTCCGTGCCGGGCACTGGCAGTTTCACAAGGGGATCTCGAGCGACACTCTCGAGCGCCTGCACGACCTGCTCTACCGCAGGCAGCTGCTCGACGGTCTGGCTCCGGTCGGTCTGCGCACCGGCGTCCGCGTGGACGCACTCGAGACCGAGCCCGCCGGCCGGATCCGGGTGCGCGGCCGTCACCTGGACACCGAGACGGCGATCGCGCACAGCGCGGACCTGGTGATCGCCGCGACCGGGTACCGGGAGCGGCAGCAACCGTTCCTCGGCCCGATCGACGACCGACTCCGGCGGGACTCGCAGGGACGTCTGGTGGTCGAGGCCAATCACTCGGTGGCATCCGACCCGCAGTTGACCGACCGGCTCTTCGTGGCGAACGCGGAGACCCACGCCCACGGGGTGTCGGCTCCCAACCTCGACATCGGCGCAGTCCGCAACGCTCGCATCCTCAACGCGGTAACCGGCCGCGAGGCCTACCGACTGCCGCGCAACACCGCGTTCACGAGTTTCGGTGTCACCGACGAGGAGATCGACGCGTAG
- a CDS encoding pyridoxal phosphate-dependent decarboxylase family protein, with protein MSHDHLTHTRTEPRFATPGRGWSDIGSGLARVAAAVEGSHHGSPLPYGAPREMLAEVTGSLGPEQLPENGIGEDQALHRVGALIAAYGLDLTHRLTAAHLQPPPLTVSVIADAMASATNASLDTYDSGPATLAIEKWTIAALARLAGLPPCAGGVFGPGGSFSNLLALLIARDHAAAKRGIDTRHHGVADLDRPVVFCSRVAHFSINRACATLGLGEGAVVPIEVDEHHRMVPAALECALATTAGTPLAIVATAGTTDFGTIDPLHAIADIAERHQVWLHADAAYGFGSLFSDTLRGLVDGLERADSITLDLHKVGWQPAAASVLLLRDENLFSSLDRNVAYLNPEDDEEAGFGGLLGHTLQTTRRPDVLKVLTTFLAYGRSGLGDILDTCHELARHAERRIVAEPQLELVAPVTLTTVVFRYRCQALDGVNSELRRRLISSGTALIGRTRVRIGGDDDASTCLKLTLLNPAANGSDIDELFDELLRLALEVESEQAEYGVTDKVDIHE; from the coding sequence GTGTCTCACGACCACCTGACTCACACGCGCACGGAGCCGCGCTTCGCGACACCTGGACGCGGCTGGTCCGACATCGGATCAGGCCTGGCACGGGTGGCCGCCGCCGTCGAAGGCAGTCACCACGGTTCACCGCTCCCGTACGGCGCACCCCGCGAGATGCTCGCGGAGGTCACCGGTTCGCTGGGTCCGGAACAACTGCCCGAGAACGGGATCGGAGAGGACCAGGCCCTGCACCGAGTGGGCGCCCTGATCGCCGCCTACGGGCTCGATCTCACGCACCGACTGACTGCGGCTCACCTGCAGCCGCCGCCGCTGACCGTGTCGGTCATCGCGGACGCCATGGCGAGCGCCACCAACGCATCGCTCGACACCTACGATTCCGGTCCGGCGACGCTCGCGATCGAGAAATGGACCATCGCGGCACTCGCCAGACTGGCCGGACTTCCCCCCTGCGCGGGAGGCGTCTTCGGTCCCGGCGGATCGTTCTCCAACCTGCTGGCCCTGCTGATCGCCCGGGATCACGCCGCCGCGAAGCGAGGCATCGACACCCGGCATCACGGTGTGGCCGACCTGGACCGTCCGGTGGTGTTCTGCTCACGCGTGGCGCACTTCTCGATCAACCGGGCGTGCGCCACCCTCGGCCTCGGCGAGGGCGCCGTCGTGCCCATCGAGGTGGACGAGCATCACCGGATGGTCCCCGCCGCTCTGGAATGCGCCCTCGCCACCACTGCGGGTACGCCTCTCGCCATCGTCGCCACTGCGGGCACCACCGACTTCGGCACCATCGATCCACTCCATGCGATCGCCGATATCGCCGAGCGCCACCAGGTCTGGCTGCACGCCGACGCGGCGTACGGCTTCGGATCGCTGTTCTCGGACACCCTGCGCGGTCTCGTCGACGGCCTCGAGCGCGCCGACTCGATCACTCTCGACCTGCACAAGGTCGGCTGGCAGCCGGCGGCGGCCAGCGTCCTGCTGCTCCGCGACGAGAATCTGTTCTCCTCCCTCGATCGCAACGTCGCCTACCTCAACCCGGAGGACGACGAGGAAGCCGGCTTCGGTGGGCTGCTCGGCCACACCCTGCAGACCACGCGACGTCCGGACGTTCTCAAGGTCCTCACCACGTTCCTCGCGTACGGGCGCTCCGGTCTGGGCGACATCCTCGACACCTGTCACGAACTCGCTCGGCACGCGGAGCGGCGGATCGTCGCCGAGCCACAGCTCGAACTGGTCGCCCCGGTGACCCTGACGACCGTGGTGTTCCGGTACCGCTGCCAGGCCCTCGACGGGGTCAACTCCGAGCTGCGCCGTCGTCTGATCAGTTCGGGCACGGCATTGATCGGACGCACGCGGGTGCGCATCGGCGGCGACGACGACGCGTCGACGTGCCTCAAGCTGACACTGCTGAATCCGGCAGCCAACGGGTCCGACATCGACGAACTGTTCGACGAGCTTCTGCGCCTCGCCCTGGAAGTGGAGTCCGAGCAGGCCGAGTACGGCGTGACAGACAAGGTCGACATCCATGAGTGA
- a CDS encoding IucA/IucC family protein, with translation MTTGTEMTSVDDRSGVHRPSFRDVYDRRIAKKILAEFCHERVIRPIETASGEYLVRSDDRRTEYTFAAELLSLENWAVDESSMRRMRDGEEIPVRSVDLIIDLHRTLGISADTLPEYIEEFVNTLSISADRPDARRIVVADLAAADFQTVEATMTEGHPCIVANAGRLGFSSDDIAAYAPESGSRLRLIWLAARREDCDFAAMSDVSYDELLRDELGSDTLERFAGVLTDQELDPADYCYLPVHPWQWAEKVSRVYAPDIAEARLVLLGEAPDLYQPQQSVRTLFNVSRPARHYVKTALSIVNMGFTRGMSADYMRTTPAINDWVREQVTGDEYLRSLGFEMLFEVAAIGYRHPGFNSITEPGSEYRKLLSALWRQSPEPRITEHEQLVTMASLLHVDHHGDPLIGSFIERSGLTADEWVRRYLRSYVHPIAYLLYRYELKFSPHGENLILVLDSGVPARAILKDIGEEVCIFSDPADLPESCRRALTEEPDAIRNLGVLSDVFDDFLRPLAAILHTGRLIVDSDFWQIVADSLHEFVADHPDLESRFTRWDLFAPDFPAVHMNGLQLGNNRRMVNAGDSYFTILDAEHRLANPIADPIADAGAPPS, from the coding sequence ATGACGACCGGCACTGAGATGACGTCGGTGGACGACCGCAGCGGAGTTCACCGACCTTCGTTCCGCGACGTGTACGACCGCCGAATCGCGAAGAAGATCCTCGCCGAGTTCTGCCACGAACGGGTCATCCGGCCGATCGAGACGGCTTCCGGTGAGTACCTGGTCCGCTCCGACGACCGACGGACTGAGTACACCTTCGCCGCCGAGCTTCTCTCGCTGGAGAACTGGGCCGTCGACGAGTCATCGATGCGTCGCATGCGAGACGGCGAGGAGATACCGGTCCGATCCGTCGATCTCATCATCGACCTGCACCGCACCCTCGGAATCTCCGCCGATACCCTGCCCGAGTACATCGAGGAGTTCGTCAACACCCTCTCCATCAGCGCCGACCGCCCCGACGCTCGGCGCATCGTGGTCGCCGATCTCGCAGCGGCAGACTTCCAGACCGTCGAAGCGACGATGACCGAGGGGCATCCCTGCATCGTCGCCAATGCCGGCCGCCTCGGCTTCAGCTCGGACGACATCGCGGCGTACGCGCCCGAGTCGGGAAGCCGGCTTCGTCTGATCTGGCTCGCAGCGCGGCGCGAGGACTGCGACTTCGCTGCGATGAGCGACGTCTCCTACGACGAATTGCTGCGCGATGAACTGGGGTCGGACACCCTCGAGAGATTCGCCGGTGTGCTCACCGATCAGGAACTCGACCCGGCGGACTACTGCTATCTCCCCGTCCACCCCTGGCAGTGGGCCGAGAAGGTGTCCCGGGTCTACGCTCCCGACATCGCCGAGGCGCGGTTGGTGCTACTCGGCGAGGCCCCCGATCTCTATCAGCCGCAGCAGTCCGTCCGGACCCTGTTCAACGTCTCCAGACCGGCACGGCATTACGTGAAGACCGCGCTGTCTATCGTCAACATGGGCTTCACGCGCGGAATGTCCGCCGACTACATGCGCACCACGCCGGCGATCAACGACTGGGTCCGCGAGCAGGTGACAGGTGACGAGTACCTGCGTTCGCTCGGCTTCGAGATGCTGTTCGAGGTCGCCGCGATCGGTTATCGGCACCCCGGCTTCAACTCGATCACCGAGCCCGGATCGGAGTACCGGAAGCTGTTGTCCGCGTTGTGGCGTCAGAGCCCGGAGCCCCGTATCACCGAGCACGAGCAACTCGTCACCATGGCGTCGCTCCTGCACGTCGATCACCACGGCGACCCGCTGATCGGATCGTTCATCGAACGCTCCGGACTGACCGCCGACGAATGGGTTCGCCGCTACCTGCGGTCGTACGTCCACCCGATCGCATACCTCCTCTACCGGTACGAACTGAAGTTCTCCCCGCATGGCGAGAACCTGATCCTCGTACTGGACTCCGGGGTACCCGCACGGGCCATCCTCAAGGACATCGGCGAAGAGGTCTGCATCTTCAGCGATCCCGCCGACCTTCCGGAATCGTGCAGGCGCGCGCTCACCGAGGAGCCCGACGCCATCCGGAATCTGGGCGTCCTCTCGGACGTGTTCGACGACTTCCTCCGTCCCCTCGCCGCGATCCTGCACACCGGCCGCCTGATCGTCGACTCCGATTTCTGGCAGATCGTCGCCGACAGCCTGCACGAATTCGTCGCCGACCACCCAGATCTGGAGTCTCGCTTCACGCGCTGGGACCTGTTCGCACCGGACTTTCCGGCCGTGCACATGAACGGTCTGCAGCTCGGCAACAACCGGCGGATGGTCAACGCAGGCGACTCGTACTTCACCATCCTCGATGCCGAGCACCGGCTCGCCAATCCGATCGCTGATCCGATCGCCGACGCCGGAGCGCCCCCCTCATGA
- a CDS encoding GNAT family N-acetyltransferase produces the protein MSPTPPSGLRLQSAQVDADRDAATVHSWLTHPKSRYWDMLDSDLGQVHDFLAENIRDAGESGHGLRIGYQDERPEFMFELYEPLTSELAEPGTGYQHADGDVGMHLLVAHSDHEVTGFTGDVMLYIMRTAFFEFGASRVVVEPDVRNEAVQRLNSAVGFRVAGDYPVAGKTARLSYCTREDFVRATDTGRKPAVHDDRH, from the coding sequence ATGAGTCCAACTCCCCCGTCGGGTCTGCGCCTGCAGTCCGCGCAGGTCGACGCCGACCGCGACGCCGCCACCGTGCACAGCTGGCTGACTCATCCCAAGTCCAGATACTGGGACATGCTCGATAGCGACCTCGGACAAGTGCACGACTTTCTCGCCGAGAACATCCGGGACGCAGGCGAATCCGGCCACGGACTCCGGATCGGCTACCAGGACGAGCGCCCCGAGTTCATGTTCGAGTTGTACGAGCCGCTCACCAGCGAGCTGGCCGAACCCGGCACCGGATACCAGCACGCGGACGGCGACGTCGGGATGCACCTGCTCGTCGCACACTCGGATCACGAGGTCACGGGCTTCACCGGGGACGTGATGCTCTACATCATGCGCACGGCGTTCTTCGAGTTCGGCGCATCACGTGTGGTCGTCGAACCGGACGTCCGCAATGAAGCGGTCCAGCGTCTCAACTCGGCAGTCGGCTTCCGGGTCGCCGGCGACTACCCCGTCGCAGGCAAGACAGCTCGGCTGAGCTACTGCACCCGCGAAGACTTCGTCCGGGCCACCGACACCGGCCGGAAGCCGGCAGTCCATGACGACCGGCACTGA
- a CDS encoding siderophore-interacting protein, with protein sequence MGKGISGLILKAMGGSDYVLTVTSTEQVTDKYVRLGFSGGGLLTDHPIHPTQWVRLWAPDGDSVQQRGYTLCDPDSDNDTFDIEFAIHDGPAARWALTAGPGDEIAATVMGSKFSLPEPTPSEYLIFGDPAALPAVNSLLDAIDGTPARVWLEWQYESDKTLPVRATEATTVTWVERIDDGRELQESAEQITCDTDAFAWIACDANTTRSITKTFRGRHSLPKTSIKAQAYWR encoded by the coding sequence ATGGGAAAAGGAATCAGCGGACTGATACTCAAGGCAATGGGCGGCAGCGACTACGTTCTGACCGTCACGTCCACCGAGCAGGTCACGGATAAATACGTCCGACTGGGATTCAGCGGTGGCGGACTCCTCACGGACCACCCGATCCACCCGACTCAGTGGGTACGCCTGTGGGCACCCGACGGCGATTCGGTCCAGCAGCGCGGCTACACCTTGTGCGACCCCGACTCCGACAACGACACCTTCGACATCGAGTTCGCCATCCACGACGGCCCCGCCGCTCGGTGGGCACTCACCGCGGGACCCGGTGACGAGATCGCAGCCACCGTCATGGGATCGAAGTTCAGCCTCCCCGAGCCCACACCGAGCGAGTACCTCATCTTCGGAGACCCGGCCGCACTGCCCGCAGTCAACTCGCTGCTGGACGCGATCGACGGCACACCCGCCCGGGTGTGGCTCGAGTGGCAGTACGAATCGGACAAGACCCTGCCGGTCCGCGCCACCGAGGCGACCACGGTCACGTGGGTCGAACGCATCGACGACGGGCGGGAGCTCCAGGAATCCGCCGAGCAGATCACCTGCGACACCGACGCTTTCGCGTGGATCGCCTGCGATGCGAACACCACGCGGTCGATCACCAAGACGTTCCGTGGCCGACACTCACTGCCGAAGACATCCATCAAGGCGCAGGCCTACTGGCGGTGA
- the mbtM gene encoding long-chain-fatty acid--ACP ligase MbtM, protein MQQNGVLAATGTASGLADSISEVMLESGETLSVLDAETGEWDVRSWRAVHERAVEIATQLRDDHRGEPRAVGLIGDPTVDLIASVQGAWLAGAAVSILPGPVRGASEARWAENTHARFAGIGVRTVLGGGRELDLLSTIDGVLRVEPLSHYGVGADTSGFVPIQAAPDAPAILQGTAGSTGDPKTAVLSSTAVRTNTTAVIDRLQLDMARDIGVSWLPLYHDMGLTFLLAGMCSGIRLCIAPNSAFGASPFTWLGWLSDFQATITAAPNFAYDILGRYGRLIKDVDLTNVRVSISGGEPIDPDAFDKFLAVTARFGFDPAAAAPAYGMAESTCAVTMPAVGEGAQYDEVVVTPTEAGAAPLRRRYALLGKPLDGMEVRVVEPSVDVPVVENRDVGQIEIRGTSMMTGYLGHDDHAADDWFPTGDLGYLVDGRLVICGRAKEIVIVAGRNLFPVEVERAAARVAGVKRGGVVAVARGEGSARPGLVVVVEYRGADQEGARAAVTSEVASECGIVPAGVVFVGPGSVPRTTSGKLRRLETRRLVESGEWS, encoded by the coding sequence ATGCAACAGAACGGTGTGCTCGCCGCAACCGGTACCGCGAGCGGGCTCGCGGATTCGATCAGCGAGGTCATGCTCGAAAGCGGTGAGACGCTATCGGTTCTGGACGCGGAGACCGGAGAGTGGGACGTCAGGTCCTGGCGCGCGGTCCACGAGCGCGCCGTTGAGATCGCGACGCAGCTCCGGGACGACCACCGGGGTGAGCCGCGCGCCGTCGGGCTGATCGGCGATCCCACGGTGGACCTGATCGCGTCGGTCCAGGGTGCCTGGTTGGCGGGTGCCGCCGTCTCGATACTTCCCGGTCCGGTCCGGGGTGCGTCAGAGGCGCGGTGGGCCGAGAACACTCATGCGCGCTTCGCGGGCATCGGTGTCCGGACCGTCCTGGGTGGCGGCCGGGAGCTCGACCTGCTGTCCACCATCGACGGGGTGCTGCGCGTCGAGCCGTTGTCGCACTACGGGGTCGGCGCCGACACCTCGGGCTTCGTGCCGATCCAGGCGGCCCCCGACGCCCCGGCGATCCTGCAGGGTACGGCGGGGTCCACCGGCGATCCGAAGACCGCGGTGCTGTCCTCGACTGCGGTGCGCACGAACACGACTGCGGTGATCGATCGGCTCCAACTGGACATGGCGCGCGATATCGGCGTGAGCTGGCTGCCGCTGTACCACGACATGGGCCTGACCTTCCTGCTTGCCGGGATGTGCTCGGGGATCCGTCTCTGCATCGCGCCCAACTCGGCGTTCGGGGCGTCGCCGTTCACCTGGCTCGGGTGGCTCTCGGACTTCCAGGCGACCATCACGGCCGCTCCCAACTTCGCGTACGACATTCTGGGCCGCTACGGCCGGCTCATCAAGGATGTGGACCTCACGAACGTGCGTGTGTCGATCAGCGGTGGCGAACCGATCGATCCCGACGCCTTCGACAAGTTCCTGGCAGTGACGGCTCGTTTCGGCTTCGATCCTGCTGCGGCTGCGCCTGCCTACGGCATGGCCGAGTCGACGTGCGCGGTCACCATGCCCGCAGTGGGCGAGGGAGCGCAGTACGACGAGGTCGTGGTGACCCCGACCGAAGCCGGTGCCGCGCCCCTCCGGCGACGCTATGCGCTGCTCGGGAAACCGTTGGACGGCATGGAGGTTCGTGTCGTCGAGCCGTCCGTCGACGTTCCGGTCGTCGAGAACCGGGACGTCGGCCAGATCGAGATCCGCGGCACCTCGATGATGACGGGCTATCTCGGGCACGACGATCACGCCGCAGACGACTGGTTCCCGACGGGGGATCTCGGATACCTCGTCGATGGACGTCTGGTCATCTGCGGCCGCGCGAAGGAGATCGTCATCGTCGCCGGCCGCAATCTGTTCCCGGTCGAGGTGGAACGCGCGGCTGCTCGCGTCGCAGGCGTCAAACGCGGCGGGGTGGTCGCGGTGGCCCGGGGTGAGGGATCGGCGCGTCCAGGACTCGTCGTCGTGGTCGAGTACCGCGGTGCCGATCAGGAGGGGGCTCGTGCGGCGGTGACGTCGGAGGTCGCCTCCGAATGCGGGATCGTTCCTGCTGGCGTGGTGTTCGTCGGACCAGGTTCCGTGCCCCGGACCACCTCGGGCAAGTTGCGACGTCTGGAGACGCGAAGGCTCGTCGAGTCGGGTGAGTGGAGCTGA
- a CDS encoding ABC transporter substrate-binding protein, translating into MTALVVGACSAPEEESNSAPVQVNLPDGRQVTVPSAPERIVTLGGQWTDVALSFGVTPVGYTDMQEKQTGKTAPWFGDKLKDSTAVDPDNDVVGSVAKLDPDLILAPGFASMSDDFDKLSKLAPTIDKISGQQVDPWQDMVKLMGTILDQNDKAQEIISGVSGKIDAIGDEHPGLNGKTYTFAYLYGADQIMVLGDETDGAARLFSSLGLKMAPSHVQRAKKTGQPRFQVSTENVRLLDSEVLVIASQTPKLQKRLEGLPGYRNLESVKNGAVATMSQTEITGLNEPSPSSIPYTFEKMKPALAAAAKK; encoded by the coding sequence ATGACCGCGCTCGTCGTCGGAGCGTGTTCGGCGCCCGAGGAGGAGTCGAACTCGGCTCCCGTGCAGGTCAACCTGCCGGACGGTCGTCAGGTGACGGTGCCGAGTGCACCGGAGAGGATCGTCACGCTCGGTGGTCAGTGGACCGACGTCGCATTGTCGTTCGGGGTCACGCCGGTCGGTTACACCGATATGCAGGAGAAGCAGACCGGCAAGACCGCTCCGTGGTTCGGTGACAAGCTGAAGGACTCCACGGCGGTCGATCCCGACAACGACGTCGTGGGTTCGGTGGCGAAACTCGACCCGGACCTCATCCTCGCTCCCGGATTCGCCTCCATGTCAGACGATTTCGACAAACTGTCGAAGCTCGCGCCGACCATCGACAAGATCAGCGGCCAGCAGGTCGATCCGTGGCAGGACATGGTGAAGCTGATGGGCACGATCCTCGATCAGAACGACAAGGCGCAGGAGATCATCTCGGGCGTCTCCGGGAAGATCGACGCGATCGGCGACGAGCACCCCGGGCTGAACGGCAAGACCTACACATTCGCCTACCTGTACGGAGCGGACCAGATCATGGTTCTCGGGGACGAAACCGACGGTGCCGCGAGACTGTTCAGCTCGCTCGGACTGAAGATGGCTCCGTCGCACGTCCAGCGAGCGAAGAAGACCGGACAGCCGCGTTTCCAGGTGAGCACGGAGAACGTGCGACTGCTCGACTCGGAGGTACTGGTGATCGCGAGCCAGACGCCGAAGCTGCAGAAGCGGCTCGAAGGCCTGCCCGGCTACCGGAACCTCGAATCAGTCAAGAACGGTGCGGTCGCGACGATGTCGCAGACGGAGATCACCGGACTCAACGAGCCGTCGCCCAGTTCCATCCCGTACACGTTCGAGAAGATGAAGCCCGCTCTGGCGGCCGCGGCGAAGAAGTAG
- a CDS encoding FecCD family ABC transporter permease: MSRRLVGAALLLLLLAAASVASIALGSQSIPFGEVWDVLWGDGGAARPDAVGIVHELRIPRTVLGLLVGLAIGAAGALTQGHTRNPLADPGILGVNAGAACAVVVGVYVLGITTPIQYMGFGLLGAMIAASVVFFLASVGKGANPLTLVLAGTGLTAVLTAFTSAIVLIDTASLDAWRFWQVGSTAGRGWDVIVATLPFIIPGVILAVASGFFLNILSLGDEMTMALGSRILQVRIVGIIAITLLIGAATAACGPIVFLGLVAPHVARFFTGPDYRWIVPYSALLGAVALVLCDVLGRVVARPGEVQAGIVLAAVGAPFFIALVRTRKLVAV, translated from the coding sequence ATGTCTCGACGGTTGGTCGGCGCCGCGCTCCTGCTGCTGCTACTCGCGGCGGCGAGCGTGGCGTCGATCGCCCTCGGATCGCAGTCGATCCCGTTCGGCGAGGTCTGGGACGTGCTGTGGGGTGATGGGGGCGCGGCGCGTCCCGACGCGGTCGGCATCGTCCATGAGCTCCGGATTCCGCGAACGGTTCTGGGACTGCTCGTCGGGCTGGCGATAGGTGCCGCCGGAGCCCTCACTCAGGGACACACGCGCAACCCGCTCGCCGATCCTGGAATCCTCGGTGTCAATGCCGGTGCTGCCTGCGCCGTCGTCGTCGGGGTCTATGTCCTCGGCATCACCACTCCGATCCAGTACATGGGATTCGGCCTTCTCGGCGCGATGATCGCCGCGAGTGTGGTGTTCTTCCTGGCATCGGTCGGGAAGGGGGCGAACCCGCTGACACTCGTTCTGGCAGGCACCGGGCTGACTGCGGTCCTGACCGCCTTCACGTCGGCGATCGTCCTCATCGATACGGCGTCGCTCGACGCGTGGCGGTTCTGGCAGGTGGGGTCGACGGCGGGACGCGGTTGGGATGTCATCGTCGCCACTCTGCCGTTCATAATCCCGGGGGTGATCCTGGCGGTGGCCAGCGGATTCTTCCTCAACATCCTGTCACTCGGCGACGAGATGACCATGGCGTTGGGATCACGCATCCTGCAGGTGCGGATCGTGGGAATCATCGCCATCACGTTGCTGATCGGGGCGGCGACCGCAGCCTGCGGTCCCATCGTCTTCCTCGGCCTGGTCGCGCCGCACGTGGCACGCTTCTTCACCGGCCCGGATTACCGCTGGATCGTTCCGTATTCGGCGCTGCTCGGTGCGGTGGCCCTGGTGCTGTGCGATGTGCTGGGACGGGTGGTCGCCCGGCCCGGAGAGGTACAGGCCGGCATCGTTCTCGCCGCGGTGGGTGCCCCGTTCTTCATCGCGCTGGTGCGGACCAGGAAGCTGGTAGCCGTATGA